The DNA region CTAAAATAGTTTTCTAATTTCTTCAACGACCCCCTGAAACCTTGCTTGACATCCTTGTGACAATGGATCATAACCAAAGGAAGGACAGTTATTTGTGGGTCCAAAAGGATTCATGTTGTCAGTCAGTCCAAGTCCCCCCACCTAAATCAAAAACTGTTGGGAAGCAGATCTGGGAGCAGACTTATCTAATGAACAGTGGAACCGTATACCAGACCTGGTCCATTCCTcctccacagacagacagacagacaggcagacagatatggatatactttattgatcccacaagTGAAATTATTGCATCACAGCAGCTTAGTCAAATATAATAAGATAAGGTACGATAAGATAATATATGgagatatatagatgtattgATCctacagtggggaaaattcattgctacaacagctcaaaaaatagtgatataaaaaaacccagaaaacaaatctatacaacaataaaatttaaaactaaataaaaggacCCTAAAGGGCAATTATAGTGTAGTACAAATAACAATAGCTTATTACAACAAATGACAACAGCAAATACATGACAATAAATTAATAGGCAGAATTTCAGGTCTGCATAGCAAACACTAAGTATTGAATAGTTACAGTATGAGCAATATTTTCCCAAAGaacagtaatagtaatagtagagAAAAAGAGTAATAATAAGGTGAACAAGACAAGATGGCAGTGAATAATAAATATACCGTGTACAATGTAAGTCTGATTAAAATATCCCAAGGTTTACACCAGTGATAATTCCGTTTGTTGCACAGTagatgggttagggtcacaACAGAGGACTGGTAGAAGATCTCCAGCATCTTGTTGCATACATTGAAAGATCAGAAAATAGACTCTGCTCACCCCTTTCTTGTACACAGTGTCTGTGTTGGATATTAGTTATCttaatattttctgtattttaattcatattttgaatTTATAAATGCAGAAATATAGCTAACCAGACAATCACagcaaattatttaaaaaacctAAATATTATAAGTAAGATTAATGAAATTCTGTCAATCTTGAAATAATAAGAGGCACTGTTTTTCCAGAAATTAACATTGAGATGAAGATGTCTTCGTTCACTGTTTAATGGCAGCATGATCTCAGTTCTTCCTCTTGTGTTCATTGTCctaattgtcatttttaaatctattaCAGATTAAACAGCAAACTGGATTAATTTATTTAGAATTATTTATATTCCATCGAACAAGTGCAGCAAATTCCACTTGAAATTCTTCTAACTccatatttcatattcaaataaaacaatggtCTGAAAACAATTCTCATATGccaaaatatacattaaaacaatgttGTTTGTTGCCACTTTTCTACTCTTTATTGTGGCCTCAAAGAGATCCTGAACTAACATGTTTCCACAGGAAGAAATGGGAAAGATAAAACCAACAGTACTACAAAAAATCACCCCACTGTCCTGTTTATCTTACTGAAAAGAATAACTTAGAAGATAGCCACTTGATTTTAAATCAGATCTCATAACAACTTCAGCTAAAATAAAGAATGCATTATTCTACAGAATGAAGACTGTAGATTTTGTCATCTAGGTCCACCTTTAAGATTTAATTGTATTAGGAAAGGATCACAAAGGATTAAAGTGACCAACAACTGTAAAAATGGGCATGtgagtattgttttaaaacagaattAAGATACATTGCGTGTGTCTTAAGGTGAGACCTCAGCCTTGGCTCTCAGTTTCAGTCGACAGCATAGATGGTATACAAGGATGGGTCTGATGGTCTGGTCTCTGATACCATAGATGAGAGAACTCATACATCTGGGGAGAAGgataataaacacataaagagCAATTTGGATGCGGACACTCATTATACTGTCAAGGACTTTAGAGACAGCTACCAGCAATGGGTTGTGTATAGTTGATGAGAGACTGAGACCCAGCTGCACCAGATGCAGCAGCAATGTGTTACGAGCTTTATCGGCAGAAGCTTTGTCTGTGGAGGCCGACCTGGCTGCTATCATCACACCAATATAGGAGCACGTTATTGTCACACCAGCTGATAGAAACAGAAAGCAAGCATAGGCTTTGCGATAATGATCAGACATTGGGCCAAGAAACATGGCTATGTCAGAGCAAAAGTCTTTCATCTGCAGGCTCTCCAATTCTTCAAATGGAAACTCTAACAGCAAAATAACTTGGATGACAACATTTAGAGAACTGAATGTCCAAACTACACCGATCGCCACCCCTGTGTTTCTGGTGTTGATGATGGTAGCGTGCCTCAGTGGGTAGCACACAGCTACATATCTCTCCAAAGACATCAAGCCCACTGTGAGAGGAGAGATGTCCATTATAACATGGGCAAGCATGACAAGAAAACCGCACACAGGATAAGTCAGTCTTAATCTGCAAAAAGCCAGAATGTACATTATCTGACTCTGTGCCATCTGTACAGTGTCTGCAAATAGCAAGTTATACAGAAGAATGTAACGTGAAGTTTCACGAAACACAGGTTTACTTCTCAAAGTGAACAGCATGATTACATTAATGAAGAGGAACACACAGCATGGTATGGTAGTCAGAGTGGAAAGTATTGCTCTTTCTAGTAACCCCCGTCCAATAGTGGTGGTGGTCTGAGTCTGagaaacatttgacattttagaaGAGAATttaacatacatacaaaatattaaTCTGTTGATGAGGACTGCAAAAACAAGTATTCCTTTTTCCATTTCTAGCACAGTGAAGATATATCATCTTTAGAGAAGAGAATGCCACTGAGTTCACATGCAAAATCCAAATTCATCCACATACTTGTTAGATTAGAGAAAATGCTGATTTCCCCATGAGCAGAGCTGGTCTGCAGGGTTTGTCTTCCCTCACATATTGTTTATAATCTCTGTCTTCACATCCACTTCACACAACACAATCACATGTCAGCATTGTTAACAAATGATTCATGAGTGATGTAATACCATCATCAATACACTTATGCATGTCGTCATGTCAGGCCTGTAACAGCATgtctttatcaaaaaggaaagtataATAAAAGGAAAGCCTGctcttaaatatttaaagggGGTCTGTCCCCCAGAACAAATCTGGTTCCATGGGAGAGGAacctgataactgaaggctctgtCCCACATTGTACTTATGGAGACTATAGGAACAACAAGAAATCCTGCATTCTGGGAGCACTCTGTTCTAGTGGGGTAATAGGGTAttatgagctctttaagatatgatggtgGTTGACTATTAAGGGCTTTGCCGGTGAAGAGAGTGGTTTTAATACATGCCAGAGATGTCTCTGTGGTGCAGTATGGTAGAGAGGGCTGTTAAACAAAAGTTTGGTgattctaaccctaacccacccagaGTCAGAGTGGGTTCCTATTTAGCCCTTTTACAAGTTTTTCATAATGTCCATAATCGAGGATTAAAACTATAGGCCACACAACCTTGACAACTACATAGAGATGCCTCTATGGTGCAATATgttagtgtgttgtgttgtttaaaaaaaggttggTGGTTGGAGTGCACCCAGGGGTGAAATGAGTTCCATTTTCTTCCATATTGCATGTTTCAAAGTTTTTGGTAATTTACATAATTGGCGATAGAAAATTAGGCCACACCAAGTCAACAACAGGCCAGATATCTCTCTGTGGTACAAGAGGTTAGTATGTTGTATTGTTAAATCAAAAGCTGGTGGTTCAACCCCATCCAGGGTTGTAATGAGGTCCAATTTCTGTCATACTGCACATTTCAAAGTTTTTGGTAATGCAGGTAATCGGAGATTGAAAATAAAGACTACACCAACTTAACTAAAGGCCACAGATGCTTTTAAACTAAAGTTTGGTGGTTCGAGTGTACCCA from Scomber japonicus isolate fScoJap1 chromosome 13, fScoJap1.pri, whole genome shotgun sequence includes:
- the LOC128371727 gene encoding odorant receptor 131-2-like, with the translated sequence MSNVSQTQTTTTIGRGLLERAILSTLTTIPCCVFLFINVIMLFTLRSKPVFRETSRYILLYNLLFADTVQMAQSQIMYILAFCRLRLTYPVCGFLVMLAHVIMDISPLTVGLMSLERYVAVCYPLRHATIINTRNTGVAIGVVWTFSSLNVVIQVILLLEFPFEELESLQMKDFCSDIAMFLGPMSDHYRKAYACFLFLSAGVTITCSYIGVMIAARSASTDKASADKARNTLLLHLVQLGLSLSSTIHNPLLVAVSKVLDSIMSVRIQIALYVFIILLPRCMSSLIYGIRDQTIRPILVYHLCCRLKLRAKAEVSP